One window of Elaeis guineensis isolate ETL-2024a chromosome 11, EG11, whole genome shotgun sequence genomic DNA carries:
- the LOC105061127 gene encoding LOW QUALITY PROTEIN: RNA polymerase sigma factor sigB (The sequence of the model RefSeq protein was modified relative to this genomic sequence to represent the inferred CDS: inserted 1 base in 1 codon): MACLVPQFKCPSMSSDAHFRSLSHHPSLNSKARDSVCFRSQCVSTPTAAVIDMEHILSLEAHSTSLAATRPLTYVGAFGPPTKTNMEATLATEALLTGEEAIIAAAAAEAVALARTAVEAAKDAALTIANDPSVKLEKSLDFSSEADILQLXRSTATDTKPHEEHLAKDPSQDVDISNLIHNELEPQKMHYSGSIAVRSGRQTERIARRARAAERAASSVIPVKSGSSSKKKRSAFQEIDYSDPLRYLRGTTSTSKLLTAAEELELSEGIQDLLKLERLREELEERNGAQPTLAQWAAAAGVDQRTLRKRLNYGTFCKDKMITSNIRLVISIAKNYQGAGMNLQDLVQEGCRGLVKGAEKFDASKGFKFSTYAHWWIKQAVRRSLSEQSRTIRLPFHMVEATYRVRQAEKQLYNENGRHPDYEEIAEATGLSMKRLNAVMLIPKAPRSLDQKIGINQSLKPSEVIADPKAETSEEILIKQFMKQDLNKVLNSLNPREKQVIRWRFGLEDGMTKTLQEIGELMGVSRERIRQIESNAFRKLKSKKRTKNLQQYVNS; this comes from the exons ATGGCGTGCCTGGTGCCGCAGTTCAAGTGCCCATCCATGTCCTCCGACGCCCATTTCAGATCACTCTCCCACCACCCCTCCCTTAACT CAAAGGCCAGAGATTCTGTTTGTTTTCGGAGTCAATGTGTTTCGACCCCAACTGCAGCTGTGATTGACATGGAGCATATACTTTCATTGGAGGCTCATTCAACCTCCTTAGCTGCTACAAGACCCCTGACATATGTAGGAGCCTTCGGTCCACCAACGAAG ACCAATATGGAAGCAACCCTAGCAACAGAAGCACTTCTCACAGGTGAAGAGGCAATTATAGCTGCAGCGGCAGCGGAGGCAGTTGCTCTTGCTAGAACAGCAGTTGAAGCTGCCAAAGATGCTGCTCTGACTATTGCAAATGATCCATCTGTAAAATTGGAGAAGTCATTGGATTTTTCATCTGAAGCTGATATCCTCCAGT AGAGGTCTACTGCAACTGACACTAAGCCCCATGAGGAACATCTTGCCAAAGATCCATCTCAAGATGTGGATATTTCCAATTTAATACATAATGAACTTGAACCCCAAAAAATGCATTACTCTGGAAGCATAGCTGTGAGATCTGGACGTCAAACTGAGAGAATAGCTAGAAGAGCAAGGGCAGCAGAGAGGGCTGCTTCTAGTGTCATCCCTGTCAAGTCTGGATCATCTAGCAAGAAAAAGCGCTCAGCTTTTCAGGAGATTGATTATTCAGATCCCTTGCGTTATTTGAGGGGTACAACAAGCACATCAAAGCTTCTCACAGCAGCTGAAGAGCTAGAGTTGTCAGAAGGAATTCAG GACCTATTAAAGTTAGAAAGACTCCGAGAGGAGCTTGAAGAACGAAATGGTGCCCAACCAACCTTAGCTCAATGGGCAGCAGCAGCTGGAGTTGATCAAAGGACACTAAGGAAGCGCTTGAATTATGGGACCTTTTGCAAGGACAAAATGATTACAAGTAACATACGGCTTGTTATTTCTATTGCAAAAAACTATCAGGGTGCAGGAATGAACCTCCAGGATCTTGTTCAG GAAGGATGCCGAGGCCTGGTAAAGGGTGCTGAAAAGTTTGATGCTTCAAAGGGGTTTAAGTTTTCAACCTATGCGCACTGGTGGATCAAACAGGCAGTTCGCAGATCTCTTTCAGAACAATCTAGGACAATTCGCTTGCCA TTCCATATGGTTGAAGCAACTTATCGAGTACGACAGGCTGAAAAGCAGCTTTACAATGAGAATGGAAGGCATcctgattatgaagaaattgcgGAGGCAACAGGGCTGTCGATGAAGAGGCTTAATGCAGTTATGCTAATCCCTAAAGCCCCAAGATCTTTAGACCAAAAGATTGGTATCAACCAAAGCCTAAAGCCTTCG GAAGTTATAGCAGATCCCAAGGCTGAAACATCAGAAGAAATTCTCATAAAGCAATTTATGAAGCAGGATCTGAATAAGGTACTGAATAGTCTAAATCCAAGGGAAAAGCAAGTGATCAGATGGAGGTTTGGACTGGAGGATGGGATGACAAAAACACTGCAAGAGATTGGAGAGTTGATGGGTGTGAGCAGAGAAAGGATTCGGCAGATCGAATCCAATGCCTTTAGAAAATTGAAGAGCAAGAAGAGAACAAAGAATCTGCAGCAATATGTAAACTCATAA
- the LOC105061126 gene encoding ABC transporter G family member 14 isoform X2 has product MLAMLGPSGSGKTTLLTALGGRCLAGKLSGKITYNGLPFSGPMKRRTGFVAQDDVLYPHLTVAETLVFTALLRLPRSLDRAEKVRQAHQVMAELGLTRVADTMIGGRLVRGISGGERRRVSIGQEMLINPSLLLLDEPTSGLDSTTAARIVTTLKRLATERGRTVVTTIHQPSSRLYHMFDKVVVLSAEGSPIYYGRATAALDYFASIGFSSPLTLNPADLLLDLANGIKPDSPHAAEHGEAPGSTEREQKAVREELTSAYDRNIAARLKAELCSIDPANYGYTRDAASAAKREQWCTSWWEQFWVLMRRGLKERRYEAFNKLRIFQVLSVATLGGLLWWKTPPSHIQDKTALLFFFTVFWGFYPLYNAVFTFPQERPMLIKERSSGMYRLSSYFLARTAGDLPMELALPTAFVLIIYWMGGLNPQAAAFILSLLVVLFSVLVSQSLGLAMGALLMDVKQATTLASVTTLVFLIAGGYYVQHIPPFIVWLKYLSYSFYCYKLLLGIQFSENDYYECSPGVMCPVVEFPAIKSVGLNNMWVDVCIMAIMLLGYRLVAYLALHHLQSR; this is encoded by the exons ATGTTGGCCATGCTGGGCCCCTCTGGCAGCGGCAAGACCACCCTCCTCACCGCCCTCGGTGGTCGCTGCCTCGCCGGTAAGCTCTCCGGCAAGATCACCTACAACGGCCTCCCCTTCTCCGGCCCCATGAAGCGTCGCACCGGCTTCGTTGCACAAGACGACGTGCTCTACCCGCATCTCACCGTGGCCGAGACGCTTGTCTTCACGGCGCTGCTCCGCCTCCCCCGATCCCTGGACCGGGCCGAGAAGGTCCGCCAGGCCCACCAGGTCATGGCCGAGCTAGGCCTCACCCGGGTGGCCGACACCATGATCGGCGGGCGCCTCGTCCGCGGCATCTCCGGCGGGGAGCGCCGGCGTGTCAGCATCGGCCAGGAGATGCTCATCAACCCCAGTCTGCTGTTGCTCGACGAGCCGACGTCGGGTCTGGACTCGACGACGGCGGCCAGGATCGTGACCACGCTGAAGCGGCTGGCGACGGAGAGGGGCAGGACGGTGGTGACGACGATACACCAGCCCTCGAGCCGGCTGTACCACATGTTCGACAAGGTGGTGGTGCTGTCGGCGGAGGGGAGCCCAATCTACTACGGCCGGGCCACGGCGGCACTCGACTACTTCGCCTCCATCGGCTTCTCATCGCCCCTCACCCTCAACCCCGCCGACCTCCTCCTCGACCTCGCAAACG GGATAAAACCGGATTCCCCACACGCAGCCGAGCATGGAGAGGCCCCCGGCAGCACAGAGCGGGAGCAGAAGGCGGTGAGGGAGGAGCTCACCTCCGCCTACGACCGCAACATCGCCGCCCGACTAAAAGCCGAGCTCTGTAGTATAGATCCTGCCAACTACGGCTACACCAGAGATGCAGCCAGTGCTG CAAAGAGGGAGCAATGGTGCACAAGCTGGTGGGAGCAGTTCTGGGTGCTGATGAGAAGGGGGCTCAAAGAGAGGAGGTATGAAGCCTTCAACAAACTTAGGATCTTCCAGGTCCTGAGTGTGGCCACCCTTGGAGGTCTCCTTTGGTGGAAAACACCACCATCCCATATCCAGGACAAG ACAGCACTACTCTTCTTCTTTACCGTGTTCTGGGGCTTCTACCCCCTCTACAACGCTGTGTTCACCTTCCCTCAAGAACGGCCCATGCTGATCAAGGAGCGGTCCTCCGGCATGTACCGCCTATCCTCCTACTTCTTGGCTCGAACCGCCGGCGACCTTCCCATGGAGCTGGCCCTCCCCACTGCCTTTGTCCTCATCATATACTGGATGGGTGGCCTCAATCCACAGGCCGCAGCCTTCATCCTCTCCCTTCTGGTTGTCCTCTTCAGCGTCCTCGTCTCCCAGAGCCTCGGCCTGGCCATGGGTGCACTCCTCATGGATGTCAAGCAGGCCACCACCCTCGCCTCTGTCACCACCTTGGTCTTCCTCATTGCTGGCGGTTACTACGTCCAGCACATACCCCCCTTCATCGTCTGGCTCAAGTACTTGAGTTACAGCTTCTACTGCTACAAGCTCCTGCTCGGCATCCAGTTCAGTGAGAACGACTACTACGAGTGCTCGCCGGGAGTCATGTGCCCTGTGGTGGAGTTCCCTGCGATCAAGTCGGTGGGGCTGAACAACATGTGGGTGGACGTGTGCATCATGGCAATCATGCTCTTAGGGTACCGACTCGTCGCATACCTGGCGTTGCACCACCTGCAGAGCAGGTAA
- the LOC105061126 gene encoding ABC transporter G family member 14 isoform X1, with protein sequence MPPHEPESRGGHPNGPAANPTVVAYPTPHSYPCCTLLATAVFPVLLKFEEVEYKVKVSHHGSKGPGLCCCGRGGGGGQAEKTILKGITGVVCPGEMLAMLGPSGSGKTTLLTALGGRCLAGKLSGKITYNGLPFSGPMKRRTGFVAQDDVLYPHLTVAETLVFTALLRLPRSLDRAEKVRQAHQVMAELGLTRVADTMIGGRLVRGISGGERRRVSIGQEMLINPSLLLLDEPTSGLDSTTAARIVTTLKRLATERGRTVVTTIHQPSSRLYHMFDKVVVLSAEGSPIYYGRATAALDYFASIGFSSPLTLNPADLLLDLANGIKPDSPHAAEHGEAPGSTEREQKAVREELTSAYDRNIAARLKAELCSIDPANYGYTRDAASAAKREQWCTSWWEQFWVLMRRGLKERRYEAFNKLRIFQVLSVATLGGLLWWKTPPSHIQDKTALLFFFTVFWGFYPLYNAVFTFPQERPMLIKERSSGMYRLSSYFLARTAGDLPMELALPTAFVLIIYWMGGLNPQAAAFILSLLVVLFSVLVSQSLGLAMGALLMDVKQATTLASVTTLVFLIAGGYYVQHIPPFIVWLKYLSYSFYCYKLLLGIQFSENDYYECSPGVMCPVVEFPAIKSVGLNNMWVDVCIMAIMLLGYRLVAYLALHHLQSR encoded by the exons ATGCCACCCCACGAGCCCGAGTCCCGGGGAGGCCACCCAAATGGCCCTGCGGCCAACCCGACCGTAGTTGCATATCCAACTCCTCATTCCTATCCTTGTTGCACCCTGCTTGCCACTGCCGTGTTCCCTGTCCTTCTTAAG TTTGAGGAGGTGGAGTACAAGGTCAAGGTGAGCCACCACGGCAGCAAAGGCCCAGGACTGTGCTGCTGCGGCAGAGGAGGAGGTGGTGGCCAGGCGGAGAAGACGATACTGAAGGGTATCACGGGGGTAGTGTGCCCGGGGGAGATGTTGGCCATGCTGGGCCCCTCTGGCAGCGGCAAGACCACCCTCCTCACCGCCCTCGGTGGTCGCTGCCTCGCCGGTAAGCTCTCCGGCAAGATCACCTACAACGGCCTCCCCTTCTCCGGCCCCATGAAGCGTCGCACCGGCTTCGTTGCACAAGACGACGTGCTCTACCCGCATCTCACCGTGGCCGAGACGCTTGTCTTCACGGCGCTGCTCCGCCTCCCCCGATCCCTGGACCGGGCCGAGAAGGTCCGCCAGGCCCACCAGGTCATGGCCGAGCTAGGCCTCACCCGGGTGGCCGACACCATGATCGGCGGGCGCCTCGTCCGCGGCATCTCCGGCGGGGAGCGCCGGCGTGTCAGCATCGGCCAGGAGATGCTCATCAACCCCAGTCTGCTGTTGCTCGACGAGCCGACGTCGGGTCTGGACTCGACGACGGCGGCCAGGATCGTGACCACGCTGAAGCGGCTGGCGACGGAGAGGGGCAGGACGGTGGTGACGACGATACACCAGCCCTCGAGCCGGCTGTACCACATGTTCGACAAGGTGGTGGTGCTGTCGGCGGAGGGGAGCCCAATCTACTACGGCCGGGCCACGGCGGCACTCGACTACTTCGCCTCCATCGGCTTCTCATCGCCCCTCACCCTCAACCCCGCCGACCTCCTCCTCGACCTCGCAAACG GGATAAAACCGGATTCCCCACACGCAGCCGAGCATGGAGAGGCCCCCGGCAGCACAGAGCGGGAGCAGAAGGCGGTGAGGGAGGAGCTCACCTCCGCCTACGACCGCAACATCGCCGCCCGACTAAAAGCCGAGCTCTGTAGTATAGATCCTGCCAACTACGGCTACACCAGAGATGCAGCCAGTGCTG CAAAGAGGGAGCAATGGTGCACAAGCTGGTGGGAGCAGTTCTGGGTGCTGATGAGAAGGGGGCTCAAAGAGAGGAGGTATGAAGCCTTCAACAAACTTAGGATCTTCCAGGTCCTGAGTGTGGCCACCCTTGGAGGTCTCCTTTGGTGGAAAACACCACCATCCCATATCCAGGACAAG ACAGCACTACTCTTCTTCTTTACCGTGTTCTGGGGCTTCTACCCCCTCTACAACGCTGTGTTCACCTTCCCTCAAGAACGGCCCATGCTGATCAAGGAGCGGTCCTCCGGCATGTACCGCCTATCCTCCTACTTCTTGGCTCGAACCGCCGGCGACCTTCCCATGGAGCTGGCCCTCCCCACTGCCTTTGTCCTCATCATATACTGGATGGGTGGCCTCAATCCACAGGCCGCAGCCTTCATCCTCTCCCTTCTGGTTGTCCTCTTCAGCGTCCTCGTCTCCCAGAGCCTCGGCCTGGCCATGGGTGCACTCCTCATGGATGTCAAGCAGGCCACCACCCTCGCCTCTGTCACCACCTTGGTCTTCCTCATTGCTGGCGGTTACTACGTCCAGCACATACCCCCCTTCATCGTCTGGCTCAAGTACTTGAGTTACAGCTTCTACTGCTACAAGCTCCTGCTCGGCATCCAGTTCAGTGAGAACGACTACTACGAGTGCTCGCCGGGAGTCATGTGCCCTGTGGTGGAGTTCCCTGCGATCAAGTCGGTGGGGCTGAACAACATGTGGGTGGACGTGTGCATCATGGCAATCATGCTCTTAGGGTACCGACTCGTCGCATACCTGGCGTTGCACCACCTGCAGAGCAGGTAA